The Paenibacillus spongiae nucleotide sequence TGGTTCGTATCGAACACACTGTATCCGGCTAATTAACGGGAGGGGTTTCCCTCCCTCAACAAACTCTAGGAGGCAATATAATGGCAGAGAAAAAAGCGGCTATCACTGAAAGCGAAATGGATCAAATAACGAAAACGACGGCTGATCTGCTTCGGGAGCAACCGAAGGTTAAAATTAAGATTTACTTGGCTCCCGACGAAAGAAAGCGCCTTGAAAGTGCAAAAGAAGCCGGCAAAAAAGTGGAATGGCCGTCTGAATTTGTGAGTATCAACGGGCATAACTTCCAAATTCAAAAAGGCGTAGAAGTCGAAGTGCCGGAAACCGTCAAGGAAATCCTCGAACAAGCCGGGCTTATTTAGCTCGGCTTTTTTCTGTATATGGGGGTGAGAACGTGCAATTGAAAGAAATCGTCTCTCAGGTGAACGGGGATGTAGAAGAAGAGTACGACGCGGCTACTATCGTCGGATGGGTGAATCGAGCTCTCGATGATCTGACGCCGATCGCCAAAATGGAGGCTTACATCTCATATTCCATTGATAGCGCCAATAGCTACCCTTTACCGGCCGACTATCACAATGACGCCATGCTGCTGGTGAACGATTACCAGTGGAATGAGAGGCCATTATCTGACCGGAAGAGCACGGGATACCGTAAATGGGCCGGAAAGCTGTCGTTACAGGGATCTGTTCCGTCATCTGGCACAATCGACCTTTATTTTTATCGCCGGCTCAAGCATCTCAGCACGGATAAGATGGAAGCCGAGCCGGAAATAGAGCCAGAATATCACGATTTACTCATTCATTACGCGGCCGGCATGATCCAATTCACCGAGGAAGAGTACGACAGGCCTGACGCAATGGGCAAATACAATCAACGAAAAGAAGAATACGCGGCGTATAAGATCAGTCAATTACCGCCGTCGTTCATAAGGATGGAATACCCATGACGCAGAAAATGCCGCCCGTGACGCTGAATGATTTCTCGTATGGCCTGAATGACCGGGATGACCCTTCTTTGATACCCAACCAGGCGCTAACGGCAGTGAATAATTTCATCATTGATCGTGGTGGAATTAAACTACGTCACGGCTACGTCAAACACACCACTGCACCGATCAGCAGCTCATTGAGGCAGATATATACCTTCTACAAGAACAACGGCTCTAACGAGCTGCTAGGCGTCTCAAACGGCCTGTTGTTTAAAGAGTCGGCCGGCGCTCTTGAACAAATCCCGTTCATCAATGCCCTGTCCTCCAGCAAAACGCAAATGCTGACGTACAAGGCGCGCGATACGCTCGATGATGTGGTATTGGTCGCGGACGGCGGCAAGCTGAAGGTCTACAATCAGACAGATGTCAAAGAGGTTACGCCACATGTGCCGGTCGTAGACAGCGGAAATAACATCAATGAGCCGGAGGATCCGGGGTTGAATGATCTTGTGAATCTAACCAATTTCCGCTCTATCGCCATTAAACAGGACCGGATTTATGCGCTCGCTCACCCGACTGTCAAAAACCGGCTCAGCTTCTGCCATCATGACCCCCGGTTAGGGTACGCGGTTTACGATTACTGGCCGGCTACGCACTTCTATGACATGGTGAGTGAGCAAAACGACGAAGCAATCACACTGCGGACGTTCCGGGATGCGATTATCGTCTTCAACAGGCGCACAATGTGGGCGTTTTACGGCGACGGCCGGACCGTTACAGACTATGAGCTTAAGCGGATCAACGTTCCGAGCGGCCTGCTGGCCGAAGATTCGGTCGCCTATGTCGGAAATAACCTGTTCTATCTATCGGACACTCATGTATACGCCCTATTCAGCACAGAAAGGGATTATATCTCAGCCGAGATTGTGAGCCGCGACATCGAAAACACCATTAAGGCGATCCCGTTAGAAGACCGTAAACGGGCCGTAGGGGCTTTCCATGACAACAAGTATTATTTATCCTTCCCTGACGGAACGACGCTTGTACTGGACACGACGCTGCCCTCGCCTATGAATAAATACGGTTCATGGACCGTCTTTTCCAATATCAAAGCCAATTCATTCCTTGAACGGGATGGTTACTTGCATTTCTCGTCTGATACCGGCTTTATCTTTAAGCTCGATCCGGAGGCGCTTAATGATGACGGTGCGGAAATCTCGGGAATGTTCAGGACCAAGCGGCTGGATTTCGGATTCCCTGTTCAGGTGAAGAAGTTTAAACGGTTCTGGATCGTGGCGAAACAGTACGATTCCGAATCCTCGACGTTCGACTTCAACATAATCATTGATGATATCCGCCGCGAGATAAACAGCATCTCTACGGACGAATCGGGCGTATGGGACGAAGGCGATTGGGACGAGGTGAATTGGGACTTCAAAGACGTCGTACAGAAGCGCCTGAGGGTTTCTGAGCGCGGCAAGACGATACAGTTTGAAGTCACCCATGCCACACTCGATGAGCCTCTAACGGTCTTCCAGATCGTTTCCCTATTCAAACTGAAGAAAGCGAAGTGATTCGATTGGCTCAAATATCTCGGAAATACAATTTCCAGCCCGGGCAAAAGATTCGATCGGCTCAGGTTGACGAAGAGCTTGATCAGCTCGTCACCGCGCATAACGAGCAGGACACGATATTAACGCAAAACGTCGAGCTTACGAATCTGCTTGAAACACAGGTCCAGCAGCTACAGGACGGCGTTGTTCCGGACGGAACGATATCCAATGCCATGCTGCAGGCGGGGGCGGTCAGCTATAGCAAGCTTACGCCAGACCTGCAGGAACAGATGGACATTGCGGACGTAGCAAGCAAACTCTATCTCTATCAAAACGCAGGAGGATGGTGACACATGGTAAATACGAAGCCTGTTTTTCCCAAAACGCCCGTTGCTTCATGGGCGACTCTTAACAGCGCAAACACAGGTAAGGATGGCTCCGGTACAGTAGCGACAATTTTCACCGCTGGTGCCGATGGCGCTCGGGTGGATGCTATTAAGGTTCGGGCGTTAGGCGCGAATGTGGCAACGGTGCTGCGGATCTTCATCAATAATGGATTGGTCAACAGCACGCCGGCCAATAACATTCTATTCCATGAGGTTACGTGCCCGGTAACCACGGCAAATGAAGCAGCTGCACAGAATGACACATGGCTAAATTTCAATGGGATCGATTTGCCGCAGCTTGTGCTTCCTCCAGGATACAAAATCAATGTGACGATCGGCACAGCAGTTTCAGCTGGTCTTGCTGTTTCGGCTATTGGCGGCAGTTACACCGGATAGGAGGGGATTGTGGATGTCAGGATTTCCGGGAAGGAACGGTAATGATTCGGCAGTAAAGAGCGTACAGAGGGGTATTACGGTCGCTTCTTCTACTGCTGGTACAGTCGTCGTACCCATTTCACCAGTGAAAATGAATAAGTCTGTCGTCATCCTAACCAGTTGTTTCACCTATGAAGCAGGTCAAGCAGGGTGGCATGATATATCTGTTTATTTGTCGAGTGAGAAAGAGATAACGATAAAACATCTCACAGGTGGATCTACAAATTCAATGCCGGCAGAAGTCGCATGGCAGGTCGTCGAATACTTCTGAGGAGGTGTATACGTGAAATATGCACTAATTGATACACAAACGGGAAGATGTATAGGAATATCCTTTCTGAATGATCTTGTCATCCGGGATGATTTAATCTTGGTCGATGGATTAGACGTCCAAATTGGGGACGTTTATCAGAATGGACAATGGACACGACTTGACCCTGAAACACCGGAAGAGCCTGTATCTTACCTAGAACAACGCGTAGAACAACTAGAGACGGATAACGCCGCGTTAATGATGGAGTTAGCCGGGACAAACATTAAACTAACGCAAACTGAGCAGGCCCTAGCGGACCTTATGCTCATGATTGCAACAGGAGGGGTATAACATGCCGATTAACTGGTATCCGACGATTAAACGTTTTTACGATGCAGGGCGCTACACAAAGGCCGATGTCGCGGTTTTCGTTGTCGCTGGATGGATTACTCCAGAACAGTATCAAGAAATCACAGGTGACGTTTATACGCCGCCTGCAGCATAGGAGGGTCGTGAATGGCATCGTGGACTTCAGCAGTTAAAGGCGTTCCAGCACCAGCAGCAAAACCGAAGCCAGAAATTCAAATGCCTAAAACGTCCAACACGTTACCGGCCATCCAAAGGGTTCAGGAACATCAGAAGAACCCGAATGCCGGTATGTCTGCAACGCAGGCTATGCCGCAATTCGTCCCTCAAGGAGCGCCTGGTATGAGCTACGATGATGCACTTGGCCGTGCGAATGCTCAACTTGATCCGTCGTTCGGACGCGCTGTAGAAGGCGTGAAGTCTCAGCAGCGTGCAGACACGCTAAACGCCGGGCAGATCGCATCAAATCGCGGTGGAGCACATTCCGGACTTGCTGCTGATCAGATCAATAAAGTTGGGATTGCCGCGGCGAACAATATCGCTAATCTTGAGGCGAATCGCGCATCGACAGCGGCTCAGATGGCGCAGGCGATGGTTGACCGGTCAGAGGATCGTGCCGATCGGTTGCGGCAGCAGGCGTTCGCTGAGTACATGGGGCAAAATCAACTTGGATTGTCAGCTGCTGGATTAACTGGTAATTACAATGGTCAACGGACATTAGCGGGGCAAGATTCTGATTGGGGTCGAACAATAGACGAAGCTAATCTGACAGGTGATTACAAAGGGCGGCGAACCCTAGTTGGCCAAAATGCAGATTGGGGCAGAACCGTAGATACTGCTAACCTGACAGGTGTATTCAACGGCCAACAGACACTGGCAGGTCAGGCGCAGGGCTTGGCGAACAAACAAGCAAATCTAAATGCTGCGCTCAGCGTAGGTGCCGCTACAGGGAAGGCGATAACACCTCAAGGTGATTGGAGTGGTCTATTCCGACAAGCAGCCAACCAAAATACACCGCTGAATCTGGCCGGACAAGGGCAGCAAATGGACCAAATGCAAGTTATGGCGGGTTTAACCGGCTATCTTCCAAACGGACAGAAGACAAATGCGCTGCAGCAGCAAGAACTGCAAAATCTGTGGCAGGTGGCGGATGCGACCGGAACGATTCCGGACTCGTTGGCAGACCTTTACGGAATCCCGAGAGGATCACAGACGATGCAAGCAAAACAATTCGCCTTTAATCAATCTATACAATGGTCGCAGGAGAATCGTTTGCAGGATCAATTCGAATCAGGCGTTGATTCAGACCTGTTCAATTACATGAATAAGCAGTCCGGAGCAAATTCCAATGCCCCAACAGCAAGCAGCATTTCGCAGAATATCAACCGGTCTATCAGCGCAATGGGGAAAAACTTCAATGTCGCGTCTCCCGAAGGTCGCAAGCAAATCGAAGGCATGATTGTAACACAGACGCAAGATCCGAGGGTTGCCGTCCAGCTTTATAACATGTACGGAATACCGGTACCTAAGGAACTCCAGAACGAATACGAACAAAGTTTAAAGGTCAATCAGTAGGAAGGGGGAATGCCACAACCTTTAACAGCAAATCATTAGGCGGTGCCCTTCAAAATACCGGTTCGGCATTCGAAGCAGCAGGTAAAAAGTACGGCGTGGATCCGATATTACTTGCAGCGATTGCCATGCATGAGACAGGTAACGGCACATCAAGCGCAGTGAAGGGCAAAAACAACGTCGGCGGAATGATGCGAAGAAAAGGCGGTTTGATGGAGTTTGGAAGCCTTGATGAAGGAATTGACGCGATGGCAAGCAACTTAAAACGGTTGTACATCGATCAAGGACTAACAACCATCGAACAAATCCAACGTAAGTATGCTCCGGTTGGTGCGGCAAACGACCCAACTGGATTAAATAAGAATTGGGTTAATGGTGTTACGAAATTCTACAACATGCTTAAGGGGGTGAGGGGGTGAGTTATTTCCAAAAGCGAGCTAAAGAGTTAGGGATCGATGTTCCGGAAACTGGTAAAGTGCAGGCCGGTGAATCCTACTTTCAGCAGCGTGCTCGGGAACTCGGGGTGGATCTCACCCCTTCCCCCCAATCACGTTCGGAACCATCTCAGTCCGGCAGCGATTTCTTCACCCAACGGCAAATGGAACTTGGCATTATCCCAAATCCGAACGCGAATCAGGTGGTTGAAGCATTCAAGGAAAACAAGCCCGTAACAGCGGTCAAGAACCTCCTTTCAAACCCAACTGTCCAACGCGTGGCCGGAGCCGTTCAAGAAGCTGGCAAAGCACAGCAATCCCGGCGCGAGCAAGAACTGATAAAACAGGGCATGCCGTCAGGGGTGGACTTGCTCCGGCAGGGACAGCAGCAGTTACCGGAAGCAAAGCCGATGACGCGCCAAGAATGGATCCAGTCGCAGCAAGATAGGCGGAAGGAGCTTAACCCGCAGGAAGGCATTGGCGGCTGGATAACGCGTAATATTGGCGAGCCGCTGGCTTCAGGTATCGACTATATTCAAGCGTATACGCCTGGTCTCGCAGACTTCCAGCAGGGCGCAGGCAACGCTCTTAACATTGAGACGAGCACGGCACCAAAAACAGGCGGTATCTTAGGCAAGGCCGCTGAGCTCGGCGGGAACATCGCTGGCTTAACGACTAACCCGGCAGCACTCGAACAAAGCCTTCTAACCGGTCCGTATCGGGCCGCTGAATCGCTGCTTGCCACAAGAGGCGGACAAGCGGCTCAGAGGGCTGTTTCACGCGGCATTGGAAGGATTCCAAAGGTATCCGAAGACGCGGCAAGTAAGTTGGCTGAGAGAGGCCTTACCGGGGCTGTTGCAGGCGGGATTCAGAATACTGCGATATCTGGAGTCAGAGGTGAAACGGATGCGGGTCAACTGGCTCGCGCCGCGTTCGAAGGGGTGGCGTTGGGGGCTGCTGGTGACCTTGCGTTATCAGGCCTTGGAAATGCGGTGAAACGCGGTGTGCAGGCTGTTCGTCAGCGGCCACTCAATCACGAGATCGGATCGTTCATTAAGAAGGTTGAAACCAAGCCGGAGAAAGCAACCGGAGACTGGTATAGCGAGTTGTTTGGTAATCAGGGAATCGGCATCATAGCAGGGGCGAAAAGCGGCAAAACAATGATTGACACACACATAACGTCCCGTGCTGTAGCGCCTGGTTCGATTCTTGAAAAGGGCAAGCAAACACTGATGGACGCGGATCAAAACTTTGTCGATAAGTTCACCCCGGCGAAACTCATTGACAAGCGGTTCTATGACGCTGCCTCCGATACTTCAAGGGCAAATAACCTTGCGAATATCGCGATTAAGGATAAGCAAATCGATTTAGAGGGCAATGTCATTGGCGATTCTCTAGCGGACATATACGGCATGATACCGCGAGGACAGAAGCATATCGCAGACAGGTATCTTGTTTTGCGTGACTCGGTAAGCCGGATGGACCGGAACATAAGGGTATTCGGAGATGAACCATGGTTCCCTAAGACGTCACAAGAAGCTGCGGCAGAGGTTGCCAAACTTGAAGAGAGATACCCGTGGCTAAATAAATTCGGGGAGGGATCTAACGGATTCACCCGCAACGAACAAAACCTATGGGTACGTTACGGGCTGGAGTCACAAGAGTTCGTTGATACACTGCGGCATACGAATCCTAACTATGTACCGATGTACAGGCAGCAGGATGCAATGAGTTTACGCACTAAGCTGGGGCGTGGATCATCTGGCATAGCTGCAAAGTCTGGACTAAGCGGTCAACGTGCACCGGTTAAACGGGCAGTCGGTAGCAAAAAGAAAATCATTGATCCGTTGCAAAGCAGGATTCAGCAGCAAGGGGTGACGTACAATGCCCTCCTGCGGAATCGGGCAATGATGGATCTAGACGACATTATCCGTGCGAATCCTGATCGGTTTAAAGGCGTCATTGAACTGGAAGAGTTGAGCGAGGCTGAACTTAATGCGCTGAACAAACTGAAAGCGGATGAAGGCACGGAAGGTATTGTCGATACTTTGAACGCGGAAACTGCCGAAGCTTCGCAACGTTTAAAGAAAAAAGCAACGGGCAACGGTGAAGCGGTCACCTACATGTACAACGGTGAGCCGCGTAAAATGCGAATACAAGACGCAAACATGCTGAAAATGATCGAGAGTCTGAGCCCGGCACAGTTGAATCCCGTCTTACAAGTCGCTGAGCATATCACAAGGCTGATAAAAGAAGCCGCCACGGGCGTTCTGGCTCCTATCCAAGGTACGTATATGTTTGGGCGTGACTTGTCCATTGCAGCGGCGCAGTCAAAGAACAAAGTGCGATTCCTTACGGACGTCGGTCATGCAATGGTTAGTCAATTTGGCGATTGGTTACCGGCTTTCGTGCCTGGGGCTAAAAATGTTGGTAATCTGGCGCGTGAGTACTACCGGGCCGGCGGTGGTTACGAACGGGCTTTGAAGGGCGATTCGCATATACGCTCAATGAGCGCGGACCTGACGAAAGACCCTATACTGTCAGGGCGAAACATGCTGAAATCCGTGAGGAAGCATAATCCATTCCGACCGCTAAAGGGATTCAGTGAT carries:
- a CDS encoding phage adaptor protein, whose product is MQLKEIVSQVNGDVEEEYDAATIVGWVNRALDDLTPIAKMEAYISYSIDSANSYPLPADYHNDAMLLVNDYQWNERPLSDRKSTGYRKWAGKLSLQGSVPSSGTIDLYFYRRLKHLSTDKMEAEPEIEPEYHDLLIHYAAGMIQFTEEEYDRPDAMGKYNQRKEEYAAYKISQLPPSFIRMEYP
- a CDS encoding XkdX family protein — its product is MPINWYPTIKRFYDAGRYTKADVAVFVVAGWITPEQYQEITGDVYTPPAA
- a CDS encoding glucosaminidase domain-containing protein, whose product is MRTKFKGQSVGRGNATTFNSKSLGGALQNTGSAFEAAGKKYGVDPILLAAIAMHETGNGTSSAVKGKNNVGGMMRRKGGLMEFGSLDEGIDAMASNLKRLYIDQGLTTIEQIQRKYAPVGAANDPTGLNKNWVNGVTKFYNMLKGVRG
- a CDS encoding LPD38 domain-containing protein codes for the protein MSYFQKRAKELGIDVPETGKVQAGESYFQQRARELGVDLTPSPQSRSEPSQSGSDFFTQRQMELGIIPNPNANQVVEAFKENKPVTAVKNLLSNPTVQRVAGAVQEAGKAQQSRREQELIKQGMPSGVDLLRQGQQQLPEAKPMTRQEWIQSQQDRRKELNPQEGIGGWITRNIGEPLASGIDYIQAYTPGLADFQQGAGNALNIETSTAPKTGGILGKAAELGGNIAGLTTNPAALEQSLLTGPYRAAESLLATRGGQAAQRAVSRGIGRIPKVSEDAASKLAERGLTGAVAGGIQNTAISGVRGETDAGQLARAAFEGVALGAAGDLALSGLGNAVKRGVQAVRQRPLNHEIGSFIKKVETKPEKATGDWYSELFGNQGIGIIAGAKSGKTMIDTHITSRAVAPGSILEKGKQTLMDADQNFVDKFTPAKLIDKRFYDAASDTSRANNLANIAIKDKQIDLEGNVIGDSLADIYGMIPRGQKHIADRYLVLRDSVSRMDRNIRVFGDEPWFPKTSQEAAAEVAKLEERYPWLNKFGEGSNGFTRNEQNLWVRYGLESQEFVDTLRHTNPNYVPMYRQQDAMSLRTKLGRGSSGIAAKSGLSGQRAPVKRAVGSKKKIIDPLQSRIQQQGVTYNALLRNRAMMDLDDIIRANPDRFKGVIELEELSEAELNALNKLKADEGTEGIVDTLNAETAEASQRLKKKATGNGEAVTYMYNGEPRKMRIQDANMLKMIESLSPAQLNPVLQVAEHITRLIKEAATGVLAPIQGTYMFGRDLSIAAAQSKNKVRFLTDVGHAMVSQFGDWLPAFVPGAKNVGNLAREYYRAGGGYERALKGDSHIRSMSADLTKDPILSGRNMLKSVRKHNPFRPLKGFSDALENIPRIAAFAAHMRKTRWDRSSQNVRRAVEEAREATVNWSRSGYHTRSVESVAGYTNAATQGTYRFIKRWKEQPVSAAALVMANAAAMIYAYEKFKNDPDYQNRREETTSVPYAKTADGKFRVFQIDPTEAFVARQVLDFYKWAADGEKMPSGKKMVQQGLNAYLPSLASGPLSAFTTEGKAVDLKTAGVKTLGSTVLEPLSAWATSKDYGGRDIVPREYQGDPTKFQFNETTSAAGKWAAEHLGMDAFTFDYLGRKFLGDVGKIGLPATSEAGRGDVVGTIEEGILSRLKALEDPVMVNRIADDFYGYVDSVGMAKTANDRNSVPLPGYYQTVYDEVTSQKKDSLSKRISGLNAEKKAIQRDTTLNSKQRSEKLRETQVQINLLRIQGIQRMEELGVPKRKG